From the Acidimicrobiales bacterium genome, the window CGGACGTCCGGGGTCATCGGCGCGCTCGGCCTCGCCCTCCCAGGCGAGGCAGACGTCCTCCCCCACGAGCGGACCATGCCCAAGCCCAAGGGCGACCGTCTCCAGCTACTCCGCGAGTGCAAGGCCAATCTCTCGCCGGTGTGGGGTCTGGCCCTGGCCCGAGGCGTGAGCGCGGCTTCGGAGACGTCGGAACCGCCGATCGCGGCGGCGACCGACGGCGACGGCGTCGAGCACGAGCTGTGGCGGATCACCGAGCGGGGTGCGGTCGAGGCGATCGCGGCCTCCGTGACGTCCGCCCCCGTGGTCATCGCGGACGGCCACCACCGGTTCGAGACTGCGCTGGCCTACAGAGAGGAGCGCCGAGCGGCCCTGGGCGGAAAGCCCGGTGACTACGACCTGGTCATGGCGCTCGTCGTCGAGCTGTCCGAGGAGCAGCTCGTGGTGCGACCCATCCACCGGCTCCTTTCCGGGCTATCGGACGGCTTCGACCTGCCGGAGGCTCTGAGCTCCCACTTCTACGTCTCGCACCTCGACCATCCCGCCCCCCGACGCCTGGCCGCCGAGATCGACGCAGAGGCCGCCATGGGGCTCGTCACAAAGTCGGGGACGTGGCTGCTCCGGCCGCAGCCGGAGACTGTCGCCGCCGCCGGCATCGACGTCGACTCCGGCCTTCTCGACGTCGGCCTGGCGGAGCTGCCCGGCCACGACGTCACCTACGAGCCCAGCTGGGATCGGGCCGTCGACGCCGTCGAGCGAGGCGCCGCCCAGGCCGCCGTGCTGCTGCGACCGGCCGGCGTGACCACTATCGCCGATGCCGCCCACAAGGGCCTGCGCATGCCGCCGAAGACGACCTACTTCCACCCCAAGCCCAGGACAGGGATGGTCCTCCGGCCGGTGCGGGACTGACCTCGGGCTGGCTTACTCCACCGTCCAGGTGGACCCGGACCGAAGCAGGGCAGCCAGGTCGCCCGGACCCTGACGCTCCTGGGCGTCGAGCAGCTGACGGCCGATCTCCGATCCGAACTCCGGTCGGCCCACGGCCCGGAACACGCCGATCGGTGTCGGCTCGTACGGTCCGCCCGCCAGACGCGAGAGGGTGAAAGCGAGGCTCGGATCCTCCCTGGCTTCGTCGTGGACGACGAGGGCATCCTCGCCCACCTCGGCCACATCGACCAGGCGGGCCCGCCCCTGATCGTCGAGCGCCACCCCTCGCTCTCCCTCGCGACCGAATCGCAGGGGCTGGCCGTGGACGAGCGGGATCAGGTTGGTCGGCCTGGCGTCCTTGGCCAGGACCTGGTCGAACGCACCGTCGTTGAAGACGTTGCAGTTCTGATAGATCTCGACGAAGGCCGAGCCCTGGTGGTCGTGGGCTCTGCGGAACGTCTCCATCATGTGCTTGCGGTCCATGTCGTGGGTGCGAGCCACGAAGCTGGCCTCGGCCCCAAGGGCCAGGCTGATGGGGTTGAAGGGCGTGTCCAGTGAGCCGAATGGCGTCGACTTGGTGACCTTGCCCACCTCCGAGGTCGGCGAGTACTGCCCCTTGGTCAGCCCGTAGATCTGGTTGTTGAACATCAGGATGGTGATGTTCACGTTGCGGCGCAGAGCGTGGATCAGGTGGTTCCCACCGATCGACAGCGAGTCGCCGTCGCCGGTGATAACCCAGACATCCAGGTCGGGCCTGGAGATGGCGAGCCCGGTGGCCAGCGCCGGAGCGCGGCCGTGGATGGAGTGCACACCGTAGGTGTTCATGTAGTACGGGAAGCGGGCGGCGCAGCCGATGCCAGACACGAAGACCGTCGACTCCCGGCGCACGCCGAGGTCGGGCATGAGCATCTGCATGGCGGTGAGGATGGAGTAGTCCCCGCAGCCGGGACACCACCGAACCTCCTGGTCCGAGGACCAGTCCTTCTTCGTCGTGGTCGGAACGGACACGTCGGTCATGGGGTGGGGACACCTCCGTTGCCGCTGGTGGGCTCCTCGATGAGCGCAGCGATGGCTGCCTCCAGCTCGCCGGCCTTGAACGGGACACCCTGGATCTTGGTCACCGACCTGGCGTCGACCAGGAACTCCGCCCGCACCAACCTGCTCAGCTGGCCGAGGTTTCCTTCCGGTACCAGCACCTTGGGATAGCTGGCCAATACCTTGCCGAGATCGGCCGGGAACGGGTTGAGATGGACGAGATGGGCATGCGCCACACCCAGTCCCCGGGCCCGCACCCGTCGCGCGGCGGCGGCGATGGCACCGTAGGTGGAGCCCCAGCCCAGCACGAGCACGTCGGCGCCGTCCGGATCGTCCACCTCTACCGAGGGGATGTCGGCGGCGATACCGGCAACCTTCGCCGCCCGGAGGCGGACCATGCGCTCGTGGTTGGCGGGATCGTACGAGACGTCCCCGCTGCCGTCCTCCTTCTCGAGGCCACCGACCCGGTGCTCGAGGCCCGGAGTACCGGGGATCGCCCACGGCCGAGCGAGCGTCACCTCGTCACGACGATAGGGCCAGAACTCAGGGTTGCCCTCGGCGTCGGTGTGGTTCGGCGACGTGGCGTAGGGAACGGAGATGTCGGGGAGGTCGTCGACCTCCGGCAGCATCCACGGCTCGGACCCGTTGGCCACGTAGCCATCGGACAGCAGGAAGACCGGCGTGCGGTACTTGACGGCGATGCGCACGGCCTCGATGACGGCGTCGAAGCAGTGCGACGGCGTCTTGGCCGCCACGACGGGCACCGGAGCCTCACCGTGGCGCCCGTAGATGGCGTGCAGCAGGTCGGCCTGCTCGGTCTTGGTCGGCAGCCCTGTCGAGGGTCCACCCCTCTGGATGTCGATGATGAGCAGGGGGAGCTCGAGGCTGACCGCCAGCCCGATGGTCTCGGACTTGAGATCGATCCCCGGTCCGCTCGTGGTGGTGACGCCGAGGCCCCCGCCGAACGCCGCCCCCAGAGCGGCGCCGATGCCGGCGATCTCGTCCTCGGCCTGGAGGGTCCGGATCCCGAAGTTCTTGTGCTTGGACAGCTCGTGGAGGATGTCCGACGCCGGGGTGATCGGGTACGAGCCGAGAAGGATCGGCAGACCGGCGAGCTGTCCGGCGGCGATGAGCCCCCAGGCCAGCGCCGTGTTGCCGGTCACGTTGGTGTACGTGCCAGGAGGCAGGGACGCCGGCTTGACGTGGTAGTTGGACTGGAAGAGCTCGGCGGTCTCCCCGAAGTTGTACCCGGCCTTCAACGCCAGGGTGTTGGCCTGAGCGACGATCGGCGCCTTCTTGCCGAAGCGGCCCTCGATCCAGGCCAGGATGCCCTCGGTGGGGCGGGTGTACATCCACGAGATGAGGCCCAGGGCGAAGAAGTTCTTGCTCCGCTCCGCCTCCCTGGGCTTGGCCCCCGTCTCCTTGCAGGCCTCGAGGGTCAAGGAGGTCATCGGGATCTCGTAGACGGTAAAGCCGTTGAGTGTCCCGTCGGTGAGCGGGTTGCTGGCGTAGCCCGCCTTGCCCAGCGAGCGCTCGTCGAACGAGTCGGCGTTGACGATGAGGGTCGCGCCGGGCGGGACGTCGCCGAGGTTGGCCCGGAGGGCGGCCGGGTTCATGGCCACCAGCACGTTCGGCGCATCGCCCGGGGTGAGGATGTCGTGGTCGGAGATGTGGACCTGGAAGGCCGAGACGCCGGCAAGCGTGCCCGCCGGGGCGCGAATCTCAGCCGGAAAGTCGGGCAGCGTCGACAGATCGTTGCCCAACAGGGCGCTGACGGCCGTGAACCGGTCGCCGGTCAGCTGCATGCCGTCGCCGGAGTCACCCGCGAAACGGATGACGACCCGCTCCAGCTCCTGGGTGCGATCAGTCTGCGCCGTGTCGGCCAAAAGGTCTCCGTTCACTCACGTCACTCACGCGGCCATACCACGTTAATTTCCCCACAACAGCATACCGCGCGGTCTCGCGATATGACGCAGTGTCAGAAGTACGGGGTCAGGGCCGGACTACGGCGAGAGCGGCGGCCGTCAGGCGATGGTGACCGAGCGGTCCAGGAAGACGTCCTGGACGCTGTGGAGCAGGTCGACGCCGTCGGCCATGGGGCGCGAGAACGACTTGCGCCCGACGATGAGGCCGGTGCCGCCGGCCCGCTTGTTGATGACCGCGGTGCGCACGGCCTGTGCCAGGTCGCCGGCTCCCTTTGACCCACCCCCGGAGTTGATGAGACCGATGCGACCCATGTAGCAGTTGACGACCTGCCAGCGGGTGAGATCGATCGGATTGTCCGTGGTCAGCTCGTCATACACGAGGGGATCGGTCATGCCGAACTTGAGAACGTTGAAGCCCCCGTTGTTCTCCGGCTGCTTCTGCTTGATGATGTCGGCCTCGATCGTCACGCCCATGTGGTTGGCCTGGCCCGTGAGATCGGCCGACAGGCTGTAATCGACCCCGTCGACCTTGAACGCCGAGTTGCGCAGGTAGCACCAGAG encodes:
- a CDS encoding 2-oxoacid:ferredoxin oxidoreductase subunit beta, whose translation is MTDVSVPTTTKKDWSSDQEVRWCPGCGDYSILTAMQMLMPDLGVRRESTVFVSGIGCAARFPYYMNTYGVHSIHGRAPALATGLAISRPDLDVWVITGDGDSLSIGGNHLIHALRRNVNITILMFNNQIYGLTKGQYSPTSEVGKVTKSTPFGSLDTPFNPISLALGAEASFVARTHDMDRKHMMETFRRAHDHQGSAFVEIYQNCNVFNDGAFDQVLAKDARPTNLIPLVHGQPLRFGREGERGVALDDQGRARLVDVAEVGEDALVVHDEAREDPSLAFTLSRLAGGPYEPTPIGVFRAVGRPEFGSEIGRQLLDAQERQGPGDLAALLRSGSTWTVE
- a CDS encoding 2-oxoacid:acceptor oxidoreductase subunit alpha, whose protein sequence is MNGDLLADTAQTDRTQELERVVIRFAGDSGDGMQLTGDRFTAVSALLGNDLSTLPDFPAEIRAPAGTLAGVSAFQVHISDHDILTPGDAPNVLVAMNPAALRANLGDVPPGATLIVNADSFDERSLGKAGYASNPLTDGTLNGFTVYEIPMTSLTLEACKETGAKPREAERSKNFFALGLISWMYTRPTEGILAWIEGRFGKKAPIVAQANTLALKAGYNFGETAELFQSNYHVKPASLPPGTYTNVTGNTALAWGLIAAGQLAGLPILLGSYPITPASDILHELSKHKNFGIRTLQAEDEIAGIGAALGAAFGGGLGVTTTSGPGIDLKSETIGLAVSLELPLLIIDIQRGGPSTGLPTKTEQADLLHAIYGRHGEAPVPVVAAKTPSHCFDAVIEAVRIAVKYRTPVFLLSDGYVANGSEPWMLPEVDDLPDISVPYATSPNHTDAEGNPEFWPYRRDEVTLARPWAIPGTPGLEHRVGGLEKEDGSGDVSYDPANHERMVRLRAAKVAGIAADIPSVEVDDPDGADVLVLGWGSTYGAIAAAARRVRARGLGVAHAHLVHLNPFPADLGKVLASYPKVLVPEGNLGQLSRLVRAEFLVDARSVTKIQGVPFKAGELEAAIAALIEEPTSGNGGVPTP
- a CDS encoding DUF1015 domain-containing protein, with translation MPRFEPFTGLRYRLETLHQRGASLDDVIAPPYDVIDAAEREVLAGRSPYNAVHVELPADDPDRHLDRYQAARHLLDTWRSEDVIAEDDEPSFYRYRMSYHDEHGARRRTSGVIGALGLALPGEADVLPHERTMPKPKGDRLQLLRECKANLSPVWGLALARGVSAASETSEPPIAAATDGDGVEHELWRITERGAVEAIAASVTSAPVVIADGHHRFETALAYREERRAALGGKPGDYDLVMALVVELSEEQLVVRPIHRLLSGLSDGFDLPEALSSHFYVSHLDHPAPRRLAAEIDAEAAMGLVTKSGTWLLRPQPETVAAAGIDVDSGLLDVGLAELPGHDVTYEPSWDRAVDAVERGAAQAAVLLRPAGVTTIADAAHKGLRMPPKTTYFHPKPRTGMVLRPVRD